The Aequorivita sublithincola DSM 14238 genome window below encodes:
- a CDS encoding YIP1 family protein: protein MKSYKKWAFRILIFVVLLNILVFYLITDFTGNMSDEGPSITLLTILGFVVNLFFIGGIVLTILSIVKKEEKDYEFILSVAGYSLLILIPIALFFIP from the coding sequence ATGAAAAGTTATAAGAAATGGGCTTTCAGAATTTTAATATTTGTAGTGTTATTAAATATTCTCGTCTTTTATTTAATTACCGACTTTACTGGAAATATGTCTGATGAAGGACCTTCTATAACGTTACTGACAATTTTAGGTTTTGTTGTAAATCTATTTTTTATTGGTGGAATAGTGTTAACAATTTTAAGTATCGTAAAAAAGGAGGAAAAGGATTATGAATTTATTTTAAGTGTTGCGGGCTATTCCTTGCTTATTTTGATACCGATAGCTTTATTTTTTATTCCTTAA
- a CDS encoding iron chaperone, with protein sequence MSETNQCESLEAYFNAQPEKTKQALLKLKECNLEVIPNTTELFNYNIPAYTLVEEGKREQQIMIAGYENHVGFYPNSTTIEKFKTELNGNKTGKGTVQFPLDKPLPKELIIKMIKFRLELLNTTKT encoded by the coding sequence ATGAGCGAAACTAACCAATGTGAATCTCTTGAAGCATATTTCAACGCTCAACCAGAGAAAACTAAACAGGCATTGCTCAAATTGAAAGAATGTAATCTAGAAGTTATACCAAATACCACTGAGTTATTCAACTATAATATTCCCGCATATACATTGGTTGAAGAAGGAAAAAGAGAACAGCAAATAATGATTGCAGGTTACGAAAACCACGTTGGTTTCTATCCTAATTCAACAACGATTGAAAAATTCAAAACAGAGTTAAATGGCAATAAAACAGGAAAAGGTACGGTACAGTTTCCGTTGGATAAGCCTTTGCCTAAAGAACTAATCATTAAAATGATTAAATTTCGATTAGAATTATTAAATACAACTAAAACTTAG
- a CDS encoding acyl-CoA desaturase: protein MTILIFIVILWYGGLFFQTFFLHRYAAHQSFTMSKITEKITFVLTWFFQGSNYLSAYGYGVMHRMHHAYADTEDDPHSPKYDASVFSMMWRTKNIYADINQKRIEVDEKFTKNVPQWQRFDNFASSSFSRISWGLLYFAFFLYFATAWWQWLFFPVALFMAPIHGVIINWYAHIYGYVNFKSKDTSKNLLPFDFLMMGEGYHNNHHKHASRANFGGVRWHELDITYKIMQVLHAFRIIKLKPITQVVRRDV from the coding sequence ATGACAATTTTAATATTTATAGTGATACTTTGGTATGGAGGTTTGTTCTTTCAGACTTTTTTCTTGCATCGCTATGCCGCACACCAATCCTTTACAATGTCCAAAATAACTGAAAAAATCACCTTTGTACTAACGTGGTTTTTTCAAGGATCAAACTATTTAAGCGCCTATGGTTATGGGGTTATGCACAGAATGCACCATGCCTATGCCGATACAGAAGACGATCCGCATTCTCCAAAATATGACGCTAGCGTTTTTTCAATGATGTGGCGAACCAAAAATATTTATGCAGATATAAACCAGAAACGCATTGAAGTAGATGAAAAATTCACTAAAAACGTACCGCAATGGCAGCGTTTTGATAATTTTGCCAGTTCTTCTTTTTCAAGAATTAGTTGGGGTCTTTTGTACTTTGCCTTTTTCCTTTATTTCGCAACGGCTTGGTGGCAATGGTTATTTTTTCCAGTTGCATTATTTATGGCACCAATCCACGGAGTAATCATAAATTGGTACGCTCATATTTATGGATATGTAAATTTTAAGTCCAAAGACACTTCAAAAAACTTATTGCCTTTTGATTTTTTAATGATGGGCGAGGGATATCATAACAATCACCATAAACACGCAAGCCGAGCTAACTTTGGTGGTGTTCGTTGGCACGAGTTGGATATTACTTATAAAATAATGCAGGTATTGCACGCATTCAGAATAATTAAATTAAAGCCCATTACACAAGTTGTGCGTAGGGATGTTTAA